The genomic window taatattaattaaatacatcaattggtttagattaaatttttaaaatatatttaaaaaaaactaattactctaaacccaaaaccctgaTCTGACCCcaaaatccctaaaccttaaatcccaaaccCTAAATCCATACAAGTGTCCACCAAGAATTGCTATTCCATTAACATATGTAAGTttaaatacaattaattaatctgttttttattctatttattgattttttttctatttctttaagAATTATTGTTTTATCGTGCTTTAATGTggtgttttattaattatttcagatttggttggttaataatttttatttatgttcaaaaatataagaacatatttaaaatataaattaaaaaaactaaataaagtcTAAACCCTAAGTCCCTAACTGTTAACTTCTAACCCTTAACCTtataaccctaaccctaaattcATACAAGTGTCCACCAAGCTTTGTTATTCCATTTACATATGTAGGATCTAAACCTAATACCCTAACCCGACCCGCCTAAATccttggctaaaccataaatcccTAACTTCTAACCCATAACGTCTAACCCAGCTCCTGACCTCTAAACATTAAATCTGATCAGCTCTtacatcatatatatacactCCTGATCAATTACaataaccttaaaatagtaacccgGCCCTAAATATGACCTAgctaaaatcttaaattaataatcatatatatattatattgaaccGAGCACTAAAAATACTGAACCGAGATGGGATAAGATGGGGATATCCTTTTGTATATAGCTTATATCGATTTTGAAGAACCAAATCTTCACACAATTTTAAAGATCCAAATTAATAtattctcttttacaattatataagaaattaattaataaataaattagaaaacactagttaatctaaactgtaaaccataaaccctaaaatcataaacccttaacacataacctctaaaccttaaaacccaacctttaaaccataaaccatagaCCAAATAtgataaactaaatatataataaccTACATTATATAATGCATGGTTAAGACcaaaactctgcgttttggttaagatattttccGGCGCTTctcaaaaagtgccgctaatacTATGCTTTAGCGGCGATTTCTCGTGGACGCCACTAATTCTAGTATACATCAAGACTtaaacgctgcgttttggttaatatattttgcggcgcttctcAAAACGCGCCGCTAATAGTATGCTTTAGCGGCGTTCTCCCATAAGCGtcactaattctaatatacctcaAGACAAAACTTTGCATTTTGGTGTGCATATTTTGCAGCGCTTACtatgctttagcggcgttttccagtATGCGCCACTAATTACTGTATACATCAAGACAAAAACGTTGCGTTTTGGTTACGAAATTTTGCGGCGCTTCTCACAAAACGCCGTTAATATtatgctttagcggcgttttcccttAAGCGCCATTAACTGTAACATACACCAAGACCAAAATGGTGCGCTTTGGTTAGGATATTTTGCGGCGTTTACCCATAAGCGCCACAAATTCTAATATACCTCTagaccaaactctgcgttttggttaacaTATATTGCGGCGCTTTTtgtaagcgccgctaatacttgcTTTAGTGGCGGGTTTtcgtaagcgccgctaatgctaatATACAGCGAGACAAAACGATGCGTTTTCGTTAAGATTGTTGCGGTGCTTTCGACAATGCGCCGCTAATACttcctttagcggcgttttatcataagcgccactaattctaatatacctcaAGACAAAACTCTGCATTTTGGTGTGCATATTTTGCAGCGCTTACtatgctttagcggcgttttccagtATGCGCCACTAATTACTGTATACATCAAGACAAAAACGTTGCGTTTTGGTTACGAAATTTTGCGGCGCTTCTCACAAAACGCCGTTAATATtatgctttagcggcgttttcccttAAGCGCCATTAACTGTAACATACACCAAGACCAAAATGGTGCGCTTTGGTTAGGATATTTTGCGGCGTTTACCCATAAGCGCCACAAATTCTAATATACCTCTAGACCgaactctgcgttttggttaacaTATATTGCGGCGCTTTTtgtaagcgccgctaatacttgcTTTAGTGGCGGGTTTttgtaagcgccgctaatgctaatATACAGCGAGACAAAACGATGCGTTTTCGTTAAGATTGTTGCGGTGCTTTCGACAATGCGCCGCTAATACttcctttagcggcgttttatcataagcgccactaattctagtaTATCTTGAGATTTTGCGGCGCGTTATGGTAAACGCCACTAATGATGTTCTTTTACGGCGTTTCGCAAGAAGCATCGCTAATTCCTgatatttagtggcgttttatttTTTGCGCTGCCAATGCGCGATAATTAGCGGCGTTTGTCGTCTAAACGCCACAAAagatgccgctaaaagcctgttttgaaaatttgttatagtttttggaccaaattttttatttaataatataaaagattataaaatataatactcATGTATggtaatatttatcacatatccttcctaataaaaaaaaagaaaaaatagtaaaaataaaataaaatagagtgaTATGCAAACTGCAAAATCAATGGAAAGTGGAGTGTTTTGGAACATCAAAAGAACTATTAATGAACTAATGAAAAATTACAATACTAGCTAAGATCCAATCTATATATTTGCTTGCAGAGATTTAAATAAtctcaaaaaaagaagaaaaaaacaatacaaaattaaaagcaacGGAATATGTTTACGAGTTCTGGGTTTTTGTTATCCCCAAAACAGAGCTTCATTTGTAGTGAATGACGGGCGTATTAGCATTCATGTCCCACATCCCTCCTTCTTTGAGATACTCAATATACCTAGCAAACTCTGGTTTAGCTGTAGTTTTCTTCTTACGACGACCATCAAATAGGCTGAAAAGTGGGTGAATAGTCTTGGACTTGCCGCCCTTTTTGTTGGAGTTGGTCGTTGTCGAAGATTTCTCTTGACACTTCTCCGGCAACCCCAGTTCGGGGCCGTTAAACTTTCTGGATAAGCCAAAAACTCGAGCTGGCACACTTCTAGCTCTCTTTAACTGTGCTTCGAATTGACCATTGCTGGAGATTACAGGCTCCTCAACTTCGGTTTCAACAAGTAACCTTTCGTAGCCATCACGGTTTCTTCTTGTGCTGAAAGCTCTAAGCATGGCCATGATGTGATAAGACGAGAGGATAAGCTTAGCTAGATGTCTATGTTGCGAAGATTGTATGGAATTGGTAAGTTGGGTACCACCAATTTATGGAGTTGAAATAAAAGGTTGTGacattagaaagaataaaatatttgtaatattttaacaaaaattatgcACGCCGTATTTGATTAAAGTTGGTCGTTGTTCTTTGGTGTATCGGATCATGCTTGTGGAGTTAATAAACGAAAGGAATAATAATTTATTCAGTccttcaattttacaaaaaataaattattttaaccctttatttaaaattttacatcttttagcccttaaacttccATTGTCCGTCAAATCATCccaaaatgaagagaaaaattaatgtttattaacattGCTGACATGTATCCATATGACAGCCCATGTATAAGTCACGTTAGCacttaattaactttttaaaatattaaaaaatatttaattataatttttactctttttaaaattttaaaatttttttttgaattttttaattttaaaaattaaattattacttATATGGCAATTGACATGTATGGCATGTCAGTAAAGtcaataaatgttaaaattttcttttattttagagaaatttaacaaataacataaatttaagAGCTAAAAgagggattaaaatgaaaataagttaTTATGGGTAAAAGAAGTTAGTATAAAAGGTTGGTGAGGTGCCACCAATGTTGACCAATGCTTGGTTGgaaattttctttgttttgattttgacttTCGTCGCTATTCTCAACAAACGTCATGAAAAATTTGTTTGGTGCTGGTTTTCAAATGAATAATATCGTCAATATTTCTCTTACTTGGTAAGTTAGTTCTAAAAAACAAGTAATAAGTACTAAAGTAGAAACGAAATTTCCGAAAACAAAGATATTACTTACAAAGTGGCATCCACATGAAAACCCTCAATTCAATTTTGCCTACAAACCATTGGCTTAATGAATATTTTAAGATTATATAAGTTTAGTTATCAATTTCATCTTTATTATTCGAGGTGTTATTTGTGTAATTatatttgtgatttttcaaaaaagaaagctaaattttaaataacataTTGGGTTTAGAATAATTCAAATGCAAGCAGTTGATAAGAATTTTCTGAAAGTAAAAATGATGTTTAAAACTTAATAGATGGGAGACTTTGAATTATAtgcaattgaaaaataaaaatagtcaaaCATTATGCGAATAATATTCAATCGGCTCACGTGAacatttagaaattaatttaagcttttaatttctttttctgaTTCCAGTTAAAGAAACCTGCGCTATATTTTACTGCTGCAGCTATAATCAATGTTGAAAATATGTGAGGATTAAAATTGAAAGGATGGTTTGAAATAGGGTATCACCTCCTTTTCctttatttaatgacattttaatcatttttttatgtcattaataaatgattttgataattatttaacTCGAATTGAACTTAGAACCCTGAACCCTGAACTCGAATCTCGAACTTCGAACCCCAAACTCAAACTTTGAATCCTAGTCCCTAAACCTTGACTTTTGAACTTGATATTTTAGTTTAGGGTTCGAGTTTggagtttaaggtttagattcAGGGTGCAAGGTTTAAGATTCAAGATTCAGTGTtctaaattttggattttaaattcaaggttcaagttaaaaaaattacaaaattatgtatcaattacatagaaaaattactgaaatgtcattaaataatcaAAAAGAGATACAAGATGACGTGACACTCCTATTTCATGCGATCTTTTCTcttattacaaatataattaaacattaataacCTAATTGAGATTTTCTCTGTAttaagatattaaaatattttaattcccaaaagaaaacttttatttttatttttaaaaacaaagttATTTATTCAAGTAACCATAAAAAAAACCAATCAACCCTTAAATTTACCTCTCTTTCTCTCCTAATTTTCTCTTTGGTTCTTATTTTTTAAGCAATCTTCTATATTTTCTTCTTCTAACTAtaacaagagaaaacaaaatacaaattcttttttaaatatattctttgtttttttttttatgaaatcttACTTTGGAGTACTCCGTTAAGGCATATGCCCTAAAAACTTAAGCTGACCAAAATTTTGGAAGTTCAAATTGATAGGTCTACCTTATTACAATGCAAAAATTACATGTATCTCTTTTTAGAACGGTAAAAACAAGATCTAATATAAAACTTTATTAACTAGGATTTGTCATATTagatcatcaagaataaatcaagaacaaaactaaatGTGGAAACGTACCTGAATTCATCGATTTCTTGAAATCCTTGGATCTTatggttttgatcttccaaattagcacacaagtaattTAGAAAAGGTGACCCTCTTTTTACTGAAGATGAGATGTCAAAAAAGTTACGTATGTGTAATTTGGGGATCATAACCCtaatataacttttgcacattaaccctaattttttaatcagcccatcatcaattagaaattagttattaGAGTATCtgcacatatttgacccatactttatttaataaataaagtccaataaactttaaccaaattagatcacttttaatttgggctaacattttactatagtaaataataacatgtaattactcttattatatatgtgatgtccatattttctaaAAATCTCCCACTTAGACCACATATttatactaattactctataattacatgtaattatataaccttatgagatcaaaactttactatcatatttgtcgaaaccactttttgaaaaaaaattagtgtcgacttaaaaaaatgaaaattggagtcgccaccgatcttttattgaggtgtgatcggatcacctaaaaacggctttggtctacaAATTAAAataacgggttcgggagtcagttacgtacgaggaaggattaccatcctcgtaacgcccaaaagtAGTACCTAATTGCTTAATTGATGTCTTAtggttgaattttaaaacaattcctttttttaaaatctttattgaaatttattattttgaaaactaaaaaattgGTCATCTTGCTTCAATGAGGAAAtcgaaaccctgtaagttaggatactgttgacaccattttttttataaaaacggggtccacttggattttgaaaacgaaaacgaaaacgggagtcgccaccaatcctttttaatcaggcgtgattggatcaccttgaaaagcggttgtttttaataaacgatttgattttattaaaacaacgattttggtccacgaaattcagaaaaacgggttcgggagtcgattacgtacgaggaagggttagcaccctcgtaacgcccaaaaattggtacctagttgattagttaatgtcttaaagttaaaaattgaaaactttgaagaattttaaaaatatgatcctaaaaactcgaatgacatggattaagatttaagaggatatttggtcatttggtcaaacgagaagtcgaaacccagcacattagggcgcgtttctcgaatttccaaacgtagaacattgccttattttgaaatttttaaaaagaatgttTGACTATttggtcaaatgagaaaaaatcgaaacccagcacattagggcacgttttctcgaatttccaaacgcaaaacatcaccttattttgaaattttctttaaaaggatatttggctatttggtcgaacgagaaaaatcgaaacccagcacattagggcacgttttctcgaatttccaaacgcaaaatattaccttattttgaaattttttaaaaagatatttgaCGATTCGgtcgaacgagaaaaatcgaaacccagcacattagggcacgttctCTCGAATTTACAAACGCAAAATATTACCTCGTTTAAAAAACTCATTTTTGAATTATGGTATTAATATACGTAACAAAACAACAATAAATACGATGATACGAGCGTAAATAGCGAGAACATTAGTAAATAAAAGATATAAGATGAATTAATCATGCAAGAGAATAAGCAGATAAATTATTTGGATAAAAACaggcataaataaataaataaaataaaaaaggcaaaCACCGTACAAAACAACGAAACCATAacggaaataaaaaataaaaagtatatgtatatacataaaattaaaaaaataagaagaagatatatgtgtatgtatatttaAAGTTATGAAGTGTAGAAaaaataagtatgtatatatatatatatgtatatgaaaataaagTATGTATGTAGATATATgtagattataaaatatataacaaaatacaagtatgtatatataggtatatatataattaaattataaaaacatgTACACGTATataacgtatatatatatatatatgaactatAAAGTATATAAGGTATAAaagtatgcatatatataaattaaagatatgtatatatataattaaatctaaaatttaaaaacgtataaataagcaaataatgataacaataataataatgacaacaatgataataataataaagataaatttattaaataaataaccaaaataacaaaaaaggatcaaactaaattttaaaacaaagtttgggatcaaatttgaaataaataaaatggaagACCATTCTAAACACGCGTATAATATGGAGGGGCTAAAgtggaaattttcccttctcctcaaAACGCATCGTTTCAAAAGGGCCCGGATTGAAAATGCAAAGAAAAACggggtaaaattgaaaaagtaaagAATATTCGATTGAAAACATAgagaaaagcggaaggactagGGTAGCAATTATACCTTAGTcacaaaacacgcggatcctccagGTAAATGGGTCGGTGTCAGGTCAGGAGCCCAAAATGATGTTGTTTTGGGGCTTTCCTAACCTttccaaaacggtgtcgtttataattattatttaagcgaaaattccaaaaaaaaacttcatttctaactgttttttttttaaaaaagaacaaaacacCCCTTTTTCTCTTAAAACCCTTAAGCCCGGCCAATGCCACCGGTGAGCTCGCGCGGTGGCTCCGCCACTCTCCGCCGTAGCTCCATCGTGCCGGAGGGCCAAAAGCCtaaatttttccctattttaaaTCCCTTTTCCCCTTTAAAAAGGTAAGAGACCCGATTTGGGTACTCTAAAAACCAATACGGAAGAGCAAAAAGAGTGGCCTTTCGGCCTTTGTCTTCCCGATTGTGACCCGAGCGAACCCTTGAAGGGTTTTCGTGGCCTTGACGAACGGAGGGGACCCCTGACAGCGGCGCACGACTCGACCTCAGGTACCTTTCAACCTtttctctctctatttttttatatctataaCAGCATgcgaaaaaaataatataagaagATAAAATCTCAAAACAGAAGcagaaataaaaatatcaacctttgattttttttcttaattgattttttgttCTCTTTCTATTTGATTATCTCCGTTGTTGTCGAAAGTTTACATTTTCTTcaggctttatagccgattacaaaGATTTTTTTCTGTATTTCTGTCCtctattttgctttgtttttgcAGAATTAGGCAAGGTCAACGGAGATAACCTTGCCATTTCGGTGCAAGAGGCCAGAGACCTCGGGATGAGGCACCTCGGGTGGCCTGAAAGGAGGCAACGGCGCAAAGGGGGAGGGAACCCTAGGATTCCCTGTGCTGGCTTGGTTCTAGGGCATCAATGGGCCGTTTAGGATTTTAAGAAATTGGGCCATTTTGGCCGGTTGTACATGGGTTGTCTTATTTTGGGCCTGAGCATAAATTGGGCCtctacaactgcccctctttgctcatcgtcgtgtaatgagaatggagcaaagactttaaaatggccaattttgctcTGTCGCACCGAGTTCTAACTTCTTTTTTTATGCTTCTTTTCTTCAAATAACTTCGTtccagtccactgtgtcttgttgcttcaatccactcctCCTTGCTTCAAAAAGATACGGGTTGTAGCTTTAATCCACTCTGCTGCAACTTTAGGGGGACGAGATTCGTGGTTTTAGTCTAATCCACTGgaccactgcaacttcagggagataatattgatttcttcaacttgttccattgtgacttcaggaagataaggttTGTTGATAAGATCTAATTCGacttactgcaacttcagaggtatatgaCTCATAGTTTTAatccgctctactgcaacttcagggagataggattagtagTTACAGTAAAGTCTGATGCGATCTGTTTTATTGCAATTTTAGAGAGATAAAATCCATCATTTtgacccgctccactgcaacttcaggaagataggaCTAGTAACTTCAATTTGCtatactgcaacttcagggagataggacttgtaAATTTCAATAAAGTCTAATGTGATctgttctactgcaacttcagagagataagatctatcattttgacccgctccactgcaacttcagggagataggattagtaacttcaatctgttccactgcaacttcagagagatatgaCTGATTTCTTCAGTCTGTTCTTCAAGGAACAtaacctgtagaatccatttcatggacttatttatgcctagtgtttaggatgacatgatcaaaatgaatcaaatgctcctgaCTAGATGTGCATGTATGATATTTGtaaaatgtcatgagaatgatccctttttaatgcttaggttgtcattgctcaTTGTTCATCAATTTTTTATCAGTGACGTGTTaccatgccttcttgttcagctggtatctttgcagaaaatttcaaagaaatagtcacaatttagactattctttctcaaatgCTTCCAACCTCtaagtttggttagttctaaacaatagtcctgcttCAAGTCCTCGTACTATTtggaaactttcagagtaatatgcagaactccttttgcttgaatattatcagtccattaattgttatttcaatgaaagatgcttgaaaaagattatcaaaatggacacgATGAAATTTTTTTGAGAGCAGAtctctaaataaataaatcaatcaagatacAAATTTTGCTGAAATACGAAATGAATAAGATAACCAAGGttatcacaatggataagatgAGAATTTATTGAGAGAAAAGctctaaataaacaaattaatcaagatagaaaatttttctaagatacaaaaataaataagatgaaTACAGGTTCCTCAGATATCACAGCATGAGCTTCTCCGcacaaacttcttgaggacccttgtgaacttgatatgtgtttagaagtcctaaaatgctttgtcgatgccccaagatgtggTATCTTTTCTTCTTATTAATTCGGAGAGGACAAAACCACCACACGCCCCACCTTCAATCAAAACTTGAACTGCctattcctgggttttcaattcaaaacccctttggtctcaaagcgccttttgtgggttttcaccttggcctctcccctttttttttagGTGAAGTGCTTCTTGaatgaatctgaatttacaggattaggcatgttcttgccatccatctcggtcaaaatcAATGCTCCTCCATAAAAagctttctttaccacataaggtccttcccaatttggcatccactttcctctaaagtctttttgtatggggAGAAttttcttcagtaccaagtctcGTTCCTGGAATTCCCTGGgatgaacctttttgttgtaatctcacatcattctcttttggtacatttgaccatgacgtaTAGCTCGTAGCCTCTTTTCTTCAGTCAAATTCAGttgatcatatcgggattgaatCCATTTCACTTTATCTAGTTTCAGTTCTGATAAAACTCGGAGGGAAGGAATCTCTACTTCAATGGGAAAAATTGCTTCCATTCCATACACcaatgagaaaggtgttgccccggtagaggttctAATAGACGTTCGATAGGCAAgaagggcaaatggtaacttctagTGCCAATccttataagtctcagtcatctttcctgcgatcttcttgatgtttttatTGGTCGCTTTTACCGcgccattcatttttgggtgatGTGGCAAtgagttgtggtgtttgatcttgaattgattacagaCCTCCGCTATggtgctattgttcaaattcaatgcattgtcggaGATAATCTTTTGTGGCATCCCgaccgacatatgatctccttcttTAGGAATCTACTGACTGCTGACTTTGTAACATTGGCGTAAGAAgtggcctctacccacttagtaaagtagtcaataacTACAAATatgaatcgatgcccatttgaagcttttggcgagatcggcccaatgacatccatgccccacatagagaaaggccatggagaagtcatgacatggaGAGGTGAAGGGAGCACGTGAatcttgtctccgtaaatttggcacttatggcatttcttggcatatttgatgcaatctccttccatggtggaccaataatatctgaatctcatgatttgtttggccattgtgaaaccattagcATGCGTTGCACAAACTCTCTTATAGACCTCTTCCAAGATTTGTCTGGCCTCTACAGCGTCTACGCATCTTagcagcacctgatcttttcctcttctaTATAAGATCTCTTCATCTAAGACATAATCAGTGGCCAGCCTTCTCAATGTCTTCTTTTCATTCTCAGTCTCCTGGCCGGGATACTCGCGATTCTTTACATATCGCAGTATGTCGTGATACCAGGAGTgatcgtccttttcttcttcatcGTCAATGTTGCAAAAATGGGCTGGAgtctcataaatgctcatttgtaTTGGCTTAATAACCTCTTGATTATTTACCTTGATCATAGAGGCTAATGTAGCCAATacgtcagccatctgattttcatcccgtgggagataacagaaggtaatgtcatcaaactcctcaattaaTTCCAGGACCAGCTTTCGATAATTAATCAACTTGgagtctcttgtctcccattcgcctttgagttgataaattacTAATGCAGAATCCCCGTACACCTCTAACACTTTGATTTTGCGTTCAATGGCTACACGaattcccatgatgcatgcttcatacttcgccatgttatttgtgcaatcaaaatatAATTTGCTAGTGAATGGGTAATGATCACCGTcgggagataccaagactgccccaatacCATTGCCCACAACATTCGAGGCCCcgtcaaaatttagcttccaaggatCGCCTTTTTGAAAGTCTTTTTCTGCGATTGCAACATACATCAAATCCTTatttggaaaatcgaagtttAGTGGTTCATAATCATTCAGCGCTCTACTGGCCAAAAagtctgctattgcactcccttttattactttttggttcacatagactatatcaaattcagacagcagaatttgccatcgggccattcttccattcagagcagtcgactccatcatgtatttcagagggtccaGTTTAAAGATTAACCAggttgtatggtacaacatgtattgtctcaatctccgagttgtccaaatcagaGTGCAACATAgtttctcaattggcgaatatctcgtctcgcattcagtgaacttcttattgagatagtagatcgctctttcttttcgtcctgactcatcatgttgtcCAAGCATGCATCCCATCGAATTCTCAAACACTGCCAAATATAATATCAGTGGTTTATTTGGGAAAGGTGGCATTAgcactggggcgttggacaagtaatgtttgacattttcaaaagttttctgacactcttcatcccatacacctggattttgtttcttaaggagatgaaatatagggtcacatttctcggttaactGTAAAATGAACCTAGCGATATAGTTTTGTCTCCCTagaaaacctcgaacttctttttgagtacgcgACGGAGGTAGTTCTTGTAtagcctttactttgtctggatCAATCTCAATTCCTCTCTCACTGACCACGAACCCCAGcaattttcctgatctagccccgaagGTGCGTTTCGTTGGATTTAGCTGTAGCTGGAATTTTCTTAACCTTATGAACAATTTTCTAAGGACTCGCACATGTTCCCCTTCTGTTCTAGACTTCACAATCATGTCATCGACATAGaattctatttctttatgcatcatgtcgtgga from Gossypium hirsutum isolate 1008001.06 chromosome D12, Gossypium_hirsutum_v2.1, whole genome shotgun sequence includes these protein-coding regions:
- the LOC107889780 gene encoding uncharacterized protein; its protein translation is MAMLRAFSTRRNRDGYERLLVETEVEEPVISSNGQFEAQLKRARSVPARVFGLSRKFNGPELGLPEKCQEKSSTTTNSNKKGGKSKTIHPLFSLFDGRRKKKTTAKPEFARYIEYLKEGGMWDMNANTPVIHYK